CTCAACGCCTGCTAGCCTTCGCGCGGAAGCAGGAGCTCAACATCGAAACCTTTGATCTCGCCGCGAGGCTAGGAGAACAAAGAGATTTTCTAGAGAGCCTTTTAAGGTCGGTTCACGAAATACGCTTCTCGCTCGCGCCCGAGCTCGACGCGGTACGAACCGACCCCGTGCAATTCGATCGGGCTGTCGTGAACCTCGTGGTCAACGCTCGCGACGCCATGCCTCGCGGCGGGCGGATTGAAATGTCGGCGACCTGCGAGGTTGTGGAGGCGAACGACCCTGTGCTGACGCCCGGGCCATATGTGCGCCTCAGCGTCGCTGACGAGGGGGAAGGCATGGACCGCGAGACCGCGGCCCGCGCCACTGAACCCTTCTTCACGACCAAGGGCGTAGGCAAGGGAACCGGCTTGGGTCTGTCCATGGTTCACGGCCTGATGCTCCAGTCGGGAGGGAAGCTGGAGATTATGAGCCGGAAGGGGAAGGGGACCACGGTCAGTCTGTGGCTGCCCCGAGCGGCCTATGACAGCAAAACCCTTCTATCGGCGCGAAAGGAGCCTCAAGTTCCCAATTCGCCTCCGCTGCGGGTCCTGGCGGTTGACGACGACCCTTTGGTCCTGACGAATACTGCGGCCATGCTTGAAGAGCTGGGGCACTCCGTGGCGACAACCGATTCCGGACGGCAGGCGTTGGAACTGCTGACGTCGGGCTGGCCGGTGGAGCTCGTCATTGCAGACCACGTCATGCCGGGCATGACCGGGACGGAGCTTTTGGACACCCTGCGCCAACAGCAGCCGGAGTTGCCGGGCATACTAGCCACCGGCTACGCCGACAGCGAGGGTCGCGAGCCGGGATTGCGCACGCGATTAGCAAAACCTTTTACGCTTGATGACCTCAGAAACGCGATCCACCAAGCCATGGATCTTGGTCGGCGCGGTCTCAATACTTGAAAGCATGGAAGCCAGGATGACCGGTGGATGTAATCGCACACCGTTCAGCCTATCGATCAGGCGAGAGCCTGATTCCCGCTGACGACGCGTATGGGCCGATCCGACCAGAAACGATGTGCTGCGTCGTTGAGCTGTCGGCTTAACAATGAGGATCGAGATGAACGAAAGAGCTACAGCAGACGAGGGCGGTCTGCCCGGCTTACCGCCTGTCGCACCAAACGCCGTGATTTTTCTGGGCGCTATCCTGGATCGAGCCGGAACTAAACCGCGAGGCCCAGAGGGACTGGACCAGCGAAACGCGGGGGGCGGACGGGCCGGCCTCATCGCGGGTCAGCGGGCCAAGCGGCCGCCGGCTTCTGCGCGAGGTTCATCGATCTGCAAAGCCCGTACGAAGAGAGCCAACTGCCAGAGGCCCGAAAGCCCGACAAGAACGTAGACGCCGCGGGCGACCGCGGAGCCGTCGCCGAAGAGGGCGGAAACGAGGTTGAAATCAAAGGCGCCGACGAGGCCCCAGTTCACGGCGCCGATGATAACCAGCAGCAGGGTGACGAGATTGACGGCTTTCATTGTCTGTCCTCCATATGATGTCGACCAACCGGCTGGGCCCCGCTCGTGTTCCGGTAAGACCGGTATCGGTCCAAGACGTTGCCTATGCACGCCTGGCCCTCGATTGGCGGCGCGTCTCGTCCGGCCCGTCTTCGAACCCTAGGGCGAGTTCCGAGTTGATGTATGAGGCCCGACTTCGCAGGAGGCGCAGACTAATGAGCAGCAACCGATCGGCCGATGGGGCCGAAACCCGCAGCGAGGCGTCGAGAGCGGGGGAACAGCCCGTCCAGCGCGCGTCCGAGGCCGCTGGTCAGCAAGGCCAGGTCGAGACGCCCGAGGAACTGGGCGACGACGGTCCGGACGAACTGCTTATCGACGGTCAGGAGGAGGTGTTTTCCCGAACGGAGATCGAGAGCGGCCGGGTCGAACATCATGTCGGCGAAGAGCGCGCGGCCCCAGTGTCGTCTTCCCGAAAGACGGCTCCTGAATAGAAGCCCCAGTTTGGGTCATGGCTTCATATTCCGCCCATGGAGCCGCTTCTTACGAGCCTATCGGACGGGTTCATGGCGACAGTATTCGACCCGTTCGGGAGCCCGTAACGGGCGGGGCAGAAGCCTGGATATCCAAACGCAGGATTTCTCGGGCGTGTGGATCACGAACGACCAGGCCCAAGCTGATGGGTGTCTGCCCTGTTGAGGACTGTTCAGAGAGCATTTCGGCCGCGAAACGCACCCCTTCGCTATAGGCGACTGCGTCAGAAAGGGCTTCGTTCTCGAGCACCAGTTCCTTGTCCGGTTGGGTGACGATATATTTGTAAAGCGTCATGATGGACATCTATACGCGGGAACGTGAACATCGGATGATCTCGGGCCACACGCCGGCGCGGAGCCTGATCGCCAAGCTCGAGAAGCGGGACAGGCTCAGCCCCGCCGAGCGGACGGCGCTTGAGCACGCGGTTGACGCCCCTGTGCTGCATCGCGCAGGAGAACTGATCCTCCTTGCGGGCGTTCGGCCGTCCGACTGTCGCCTCCTCGTTTCGGGGCTCGCCGCCGGATCAAGGCCTTTCAGAGCTGCGCGCGCTCCATCAACCAGCTGAGCGTAGCGGGAGATTTTCTGGACCTGCACAGCTTGGTGATGAAGCAGGTGGACCATGGCGTCCTGGCGCTTACCGACTGTATCACTGCGGCCCTGCCTCACCGCCTTATGGCGGACCTGATCGAGACCCAGCCTCATCTTGGCCGGTTGTTCATGCTGGAGCTGGCGATCGACGGGGCGATCCAGCGTGAATGGTTTCACCGGCTAGGACGCCAGGACGCGCTCGGGCGGATGGCTCATCTCCTGTGCGAGCTCGACGTCCGGATCGCCATGGCGGGACTGGCAGACCAAGACGGGTTCAGCCTGACCATGACCCAGGAAGATTTCGCCGACTGCCTAGGGCTTTCGTCGGTGCACGTGAACCGCACGCTCGCTGAGTTGCGGGGCCGTGGTTTAGCGACCTGGCGCGCCGGCTGGGTCGAAATCCATGACCATGCGGCCTAGTGGCCCTAGCGAGTTTTAATCCAGCCTACCTTCGTGCGGACGCCGCGCCGATCTAGGGACGGCCGATCAGTCGGCCTCGGCTATCCGCAATCTGTCGCCCGGGGCGACGCCCCGCTGCAAATAGGTTGGGTCGAAATCGGCGAACCCGACCAACCGATCCCAGTCCAGAATGTGGACGGACCGGCCGGCGAGGGTCGCCGCGGGTCGGAGAGCTTTCAGGGTCCGGTTGACGTGGACGGAGGTCATGCCCGTGGCGTCGGCAATCTGGTTCTGGGTCAGGGGAAACCCGAAACAGTTCGACCGGCTCTCGCGGACGCCCTGGCGGGTCGCAGTTTCGCAAAGGAGATGAGCAATCCGGCCGACGGCGTCCCGCCGCCCCATGCTCACGACCCATTGCGACAAGATGGCGGCGTCAACCATGCAGTCGCGCCAGAACGCTTCGCCCACGGCGGGATACCGGGCAGCCGCGGATCTGAGGGCGTGATGAGGAATCTTGAAGACTTGGAGCTTGACGGGGTTGTCTGCCGTC
Above is a window of Brevundimonas naejangsanensis DNA encoding:
- a CDS encoding Crp/Fnr family transcriptional regulator, which produces MKQVDHGVLALTDCITAALPHRLMADLIETQPHLGRLFMLELAIDGAIQREWFHRLGRQDALGRMAHLLCELDVRIAMAGLADQDGFSLTMTQEDFADCLGLSSVHVNRTLAELRGRGLATWRAGWVEIHDHAA
- a CDS encoding DUF378 domain-containing protein, giving the protein MKAVNLVTLLLVIIGAVNWGLVGAFDFNLVSALFGDGSAVARGVYVLVGLSGLWQLALFVRALQIDEPRAEAGGRLAR
- a CDS encoding Crp/Fnr family transcriptional regulator; the protein is MVDAAILSQWVVSMGRRDAVGRIAHLLCETATRQGVRESRSNCFGFPLTQNQIADATGMTSVHVNRTLKALRPAATLAGRSVHILDWDRLVGFADFDPTYLQRGVAPGDRLRIAEAD